GCCCGGGAGGGCCGGCGGCTGAACGTGCTGTACGGCACACCTGCGGCACCGCACGGCAGGGGCCACCGTGGGATAATGAGGAGTCCCTGAAGGATTTCCAAGGAGCGTCCCTTGACTGCCGTATCAACTCCCGCCTCACTGCAGCGATCCATGCATGCCATGGACAACGCGGAGGTGTTGCGGATCCGGAATGATTTCCCGGTGCTGGACCAGCTGGTCAACGGCAAACCCTTGATCTACCTGGACTCCGGCGCTACATCGCAAAATCCGCTCAGTGTCATCGAAGCCGAGCAGGAGTACTACGAGCAACGCAACGCCGCTGTTCATCGTGGCGCCCACCACCTTGCCGTGGAAGCCACGGAGGTCTTCGAGGACGCCCGCCAGGCCGTGGCGGATTTCATCGGTGCGCAGTACGAGGAAACAGTGTGGACCTCCAACGCCACCGAGGGCCTGAACCTCATCAGCTACGCCCTGTCCAACGCCGCTCTCTGGGCAGCACAGGGAAGGGGTGGGTCCGCGCTGAAGGACCTGGCCATCGGTCCGGGCGATGAGATCGTGGTCACCGAAATGGAACACCACGCCAACCTGATTCCCTGGCAGGAACTGGCGTTCCGGACCGGCGCCACCCTGAAGTACATCCCGATTGCGGACGACGGCACCCTGCAGCTTGATGCCGCCGCGGAAATCGTGGGGGAGCGGACCAAGCTCCTTGCCTTCAGCCACGCATCCAACGTCCTGGGCACCATCAACCCCGTCGCCGAGCTCGTAGCCATGGCCCGCCGCGTCGGTGCTTTGGTGGTCCTGGACGCTTGCCAGTCCGTTCCGCACATGGCTGTGGACGTCAAAGGACTGGATGTCGATTTCGCCGTGTTCTCCGGCCACAAGATGCTGGCCCCCACCGGGGTAGGGGTGCTTTACGGCAAGCAGGAACTCCTGGATGTGTTGCCGCCGTTCCTGACGGGCGGATCCATGATTACAACGGTCACCATGGAACGGGCCGAGTACCTGCCGGCACCGCAGCGGTTCGAAGCCGGAACCCAGCGCATCTCCCAGGCCGTTGCGCTCGCAACCGCCGTGAACTACCTCACCGAGACCGGGATCGACCGCATCCATGCGTGGGAGTCGACGCTGGGCCAGCGTCTGGTGAAGGGGCTTGAGGCAATCGAGGGCATCCGCGTCGTCGGTCCGGCCTCAGGGTCTGAAAGGATCGGCCTGGCAGCTTTCGACGTCGCCGGCGTCCACGCGCACGACGTCGGACAGTTCCTTGATGACCGCGGCATCGCCGTTCGCGTCGGTCACCACTGCGCCCAGCCGCTGCACCGGCGCCTGGGCCTGACGGCAACCACCCGCGCCAGCACCTACCTCTACAACACCACGGACGACGTCGACGCTTTCCTGGACGCAGTTTCGGGTGTCCGGGCCTACTTCCAGGCCTGACACGCGGCACAGGCCTTTGGCCGCACAGCCGTCAACCAACGATTTTCCCCAGAAGAGGCACCAAGCATCATGAGTCTTGACCAGCTGTACCAACAGATCATCCTGGACCACTCCAAGCAGCGGCACGGCAGCGGCCTTGCGGAAACGGGTGCGCCGGACGGTACATCCACCGGGCAATCGCACCAGCTGAACCCTGTGTGCGGGGATGAGGTGACGCTGCGGCTCGCAGTCTCCGACGGAACCGTTCAGCAGATCCGCTGGGACGGTGCGGGCTGCTCCATCTCCATGGCCTCAGCTTCTGTGCTTAGCGAACTTGGCGAGGGCATGTCCGTGGAGGAGCTCCACTCGGTCATCGATAATTTCCGGGAGGTGCTCCGGTCCCGCGGAAAAGTACAGGCAGACCCGGAGATCCTGGGCGATGCCGCCGCCTTCGAAGGAGTGGCCCGTTACGCGGCACGCGTGAAATGCGCCATGATCTCCTGGGTTGCCGCTGAAGACGCGCTCAACCAGGCCACCGCCTAGCTTCTAGCGGAGCACCTCCGCCTTAGGCGCGGGCAAAAACGTCAGGTACGCCGTCGCCGTCGTCGTCCCGTTCTTCGTCTGCCTGCACTTGGCGGTAGCGCCGGTTGCGGGCCTTAAGCACGACGGCGGCCAGCAGCGCCGAGATCAAGGAGCCTGCCAGGATGGCCACTTTGGCGTGGTCGTTATGGGCGGAGCCGGCGCCGAAGCTCAATTCGCCGATCAGCAATGAGACCGTGAAACCGATGCCGGCCAGCAGTGCCAGCCCGAAGAGGTCGATCCAGGCGATGCTGGAGTCCAGGCTTGCGCGCGTGGTTTTGGTGACCAGGAACGTGGTGCCGAAGACACCCACGGCCTTGCCCACCACCAATGCTGCAACAATCCCGAGCGCCACGGGGTCCCTGAGGGCGGCTCCCATGCCGTCCAGTCCGCCCAAGGCCACGCCTGCGGAGAAGAACGCGAAGACAGGTACCGCAAAGCCTGCCGAGAAGGGGCGTAGTTTGTGTTCGAGGTGCTCGGCCAGGCCCTCTGCCGGTTCTCCCTTTTTGCCGCTGGCCAGGACGGGAACGGCGAAGCCCAACAGCACTCCGGCCACGGTGGCGTGGATACCGGAGGCGTGGACGAAGCCCCACGTGGCCAAAGCAAGGGGCAGCAAGAGGTACCAGCTGCTGATCCGCTTCTGCACCAGGAACGTGAAGAGGGCAAGCGGCACCAGGGCGGCCAAAAGCATGAGCGGCTGGAGCCCCGTGGAGTAGAAGAAGGCGATGATGCCGATGGCGATGAGGTCGTCCACCACGGCGAGCGTCAGCAGGAATGTCCGTAGTGCGGCGGGCAGGTGCGTGTTGATGACGGCCAGCACCGCGAGGGCGAAGGCGATGTCCGTGGCTGTGGGAATAGCCCAGCCTTTGAGCGTCTCTCCGGCTGTTCCCAGGTTGAAGAGGACGTAGATCAGGGCCGGCACCACCACGCCACCAACAGCAGCAGCGACGGGGACAACGGCTTTGGAAGGTTTACGGAGTTCCCCGGCCACGAATTCGCGTTTGAGTTCAAGTCCTGCCAGGAAGAAGAACACCGCCAGCAGGCCATCCGAAGCCCAGTGGCCAAGGCTCAATTCAAGATGCCAGGGTTCGTAGCCGATCTTGACGTCTCGGAGTGCGAAATAGCCGTCTGCTGCAGGGGAGTTCGCCCAGATGAGCGCCACCACGGTAGCTGCCAGAAGGAGTGCGCCGCCCACCGTTTCCGTACGGAGAATGGAGAGGATCCGGCGATATTCGGGGTATGTGGAGCGCGAGAAGACTTTGCTGGAGCTGCTGGAGTCGGGCTCGGGTGCTGCGGGCTGGCTCGATGGGTGGGGCACTGGGGCTCCTCAAGAGTGGTCGGGCATTCGCGGTACGGCAAAAGAACCGCCGACCAGACTTCCCGGCACACCACTACCCATCCTACCCAACTGAGTCGCAGTAGTGCGCGTTATGAGCTCTCAAAACGCGCACTACTGCGACTCAGTTGGGTGAGGGTTAGGCGATCAGGCCCGCGATCCCTATGCCCGCCGTCGCGAGTCCGAGCACCATGGAGATGGTGACCAGCACAACGTGGACCGTGAGGAACGTGGTGGCCTTCCCGGCTGCATCGCGGGCGCGGGGGTCCTTCATGACGCGCTTGAGGAACTGCGGCCACACCACCAAGGACCAGACGCCGGCAACGATCAGGACGATCGCCAGGATTGCGGGGATCTCCACGCTAGTGGCTTTCGAGCCAGGCCTGGGCCTGCTG
The sequence above is a segment of the Arthrobacter sp. StoSoilB22 genome. Coding sequences within it:
- the nhaA gene encoding Na+/H+ antiporter NhaA, whose protein sequence is MPHPSSQPAAPEPDSSSSSKVFSRSTYPEYRRILSILRTETVGGALLLAATVVALIWANSPAADGYFALRDVKIGYEPWHLELSLGHWASDGLLAVFFFLAGLELKREFVAGELRKPSKAVVPVAAAVGGVVVPALIYVLFNLGTAGETLKGWAIPTATDIAFALAVLAVINTHLPAALRTFLLTLAVVDDLIAIGIIAFFYSTGLQPLMLLAALVPLALFTFLVQKRISSWYLLLPLALATWGFVHASGIHATVAGVLLGFAVPVLASGKKGEPAEGLAEHLEHKLRPFSAGFAVPVFAFFSAGVALGGLDGMGAALRDPVALGIVAALVVGKAVGVFGTTFLVTKTTRASLDSSIAWIDLFGLALLAGIGFTVSLLIGELSFGAGSAHNDHAKVAILAGSLISALLAAVVLKARNRRYRQVQADEERDDDGDGVPDVFARA
- a CDS encoding SCO4848 family membrane protein, translated to MEIPAILAIVLIVAGVWSLVVWPQFLKRVMKDPRARDAAGKATTFLTVHVVLVTISMVLGLATAGIGIAGLIA
- the sufU gene encoding Fe-S cluster assembly sulfur transfer protein SufU, translating into MSLDQLYQQIILDHSKQRHGSGLAETGAPDGTSTGQSHQLNPVCGDEVTLRLAVSDGTVQQIRWDGAGCSISMASASVLSELGEGMSVEELHSVIDNFREVLRSRGKVQADPEILGDAAAFEGVARYAARVKCAMISWVAAEDALNQATA
- a CDS encoding cysteine desulfurase; translated protein: MTAVSTPASLQRSMHAMDNAEVLRIRNDFPVLDQLVNGKPLIYLDSGATSQNPLSVIEAEQEYYEQRNAAVHRGAHHLAVEATEVFEDARQAVADFIGAQYEETVWTSNATEGLNLISYALSNAALWAAQGRGGSALKDLAIGPGDEIVVTEMEHHANLIPWQELAFRTGATLKYIPIADDGTLQLDAAAEIVGERTKLLAFSHASNVLGTINPVAELVAMARRVGALVVLDACQSVPHMAVDVKGLDVDFAVFSGHKMLAPTGVGVLYGKQELLDVLPPFLTGGSMITTVTMERAEYLPAPQRFEAGTQRISQAVALATAVNYLTETGIDRIHAWESTLGQRLVKGLEAIEGIRVVGPASGSERIGLAAFDVAGVHAHDVGQFLDDRGIAVRVGHHCAQPLHRRLGLTATTRASTYLYNTTDDVDAFLDAVSGVRAYFQA